TATGAgtcttgtttattgtttcaaagaaccacttctttttgtcagttttcttagttatttgtttttttgttttagtttccaattcattaatttctgctctgatctttttttttttttttttttttttttttttggtttttcgaggtagggtctcactgtagcccaggctgatctggaattcactatggagtctcagggtggcctcgaactcacaatcatcctacctctgcctcctgagtgctgggattaaaagcgtgcgccaccacgcccggctctgctctgatcttaattatttcattctAGATGTAACTTttagggttggattgttcttgttttttcaacACTTTTACATGGATGTTTAGGTAATTACTTTGAGATCTctttttgttatgaaggtattagtgctataaatttttccCTTAGGACTTCCTTtctgtgtcctataagttttgatatgttgtatttttGCTATCATTCAGttcaagaaattttacaatttaccTTTTGGTTTTGtacatgacccattcattgttcaatAGTGTGTTTTCAGTCTGTAGATCCTGgtgcaatttctgttgtttctcttgttaatttctagctttcaagcattgtggtctgatatgatgcaggaagttctATCAATTTCCCTATATTTTTGGAGGCATGCTGTATGCTCTAATATATGATCTGCtttggagaaggtttcatgggctactgagaagaatgtgtattctatagaagTGTGGTgagatgttctgtagatatctggtaATCTAATTGATCTACGGTGTTTTTAAGacctattattttcctgttgattttttacttggatgatctgtctaatgatgatagtggggtattgaggTACCCTACTATGATGATATTAAGATTTATTTCTCATTTGTCATCaggtaggttttgctttataaattatgatgcacctgtgtttggtgaataGAGATTTATGTTTGTGTTGtactcttgttggattgttcccttgatgagtaaaaagtggccttctttgtccctttaaatttcttttggttttcagtatattttgtcaaatattagtatagccactcctgcttgtttcttatttgctTGGAAAGtcactttccatcctttcaccctcaggaggtatctatctttactGTTAAGGtatgtttcttgaagacagcaaatagaaGGATCCATTTTTCTTACCCactctgttaacttgtgtctttttatggCTGTGTTAagtcattaatatttaaatttataactgaggtttgatttaatctctgccatACTGGAGGCtttgtggggtttggtgctttgaaCATTTTCATGCCTGCTTTAGTTTTGGTTATCTTGTTTGTCCTCTTGTAgactcttgaggttggttgttcaaCTCTTCTGTGTAGAATATCTCCTGAAGTAGCCTCTGTAAGTTtgactttgtgtttatataatcatagagctttgttttgtcatgaaaagttttcctGTATCAATCTATTATGAAGAATACCTTCACTGGGTAGAATAGTTTTGGTTGGAATCCATAGTGTTTTAGGTTTTGAAGTGCCCCTTTTCAAGCCTTTCTGACTTTCAtgatttccattgaaaaatctgaggtaactgtgatgggattgcctttgtatgcaaggagttgtttttctcttgctgcttttagtactctctgattggtttcatttttttagagttttaactatgatgtaccctgcagtttcttctttggtcctgtctgtttggtgttctataagcttcttgtatctcagtgggcctctcttttgtgagattgggaagtttttcttcaaaaattttgtgAGAATGAGCCCAGGATCAAACAAGCCCTATAACAGTGGAAGAAGAACTGGGAACTGTGGAATCAGGAGCCTAGGCTTACTCAAGCCACATACATGCACCCTCCAGTGCAGTGGAACCAGGAGCTGGGGAGCTGAGAGCCCAGGCCTCCTCACATCCAGGGTCCAACCAGCACCACACCAGCAGCAGTAGGGAAACTGGAAACTGGGAAACCATGAACCCAGGCCTACTCAAGTTGCATGTGTGCACTCTCCAGCGCAAGGAAACTGTGATTTGGGTAACCAGGAACCCAGGCCTCCTCCCACCACACATGCAGATCACCCAAGCAGACCCCAAAGATGTTCTCAAATCAACTCAACCTATTTAATAAATGAATTTCAACTTTTACTTTTAATGATGCATAAAAAGTAAACTCAAAATGGATCTTATGTCTAGAATTTAAAACTACAAAAATTGTGAGAATTGTAGTGGAAAATGTTTGAGAGTTAGAGCCAAAGAGtccactgtaaaaaaaaagtcaaacaaaaaattttataaattgaatttttgagtaaattataaaggaaataaaattacaaaagcaTAAATTGAGAGAAAAATGGTATAAGCCATATATTCAGTAAAGGTCTATTCTCAAATGTACAACTTATTAACTAAAGTATTCAATcagtaataataaatgaataatatatttgAATAGACAGCACAAAATCAGATTCACAAAGGAATagtaaacaagcaaaaataactgTGACATCATTACTTatcacagaaatgaaaaatataaccATATACTGACTAGATGCCAAAATTAAAGATAGACAGTACTAATTATTATATACAAAATTACCATACTCAAATGAGAGTGAAAAAATTATACAATCACTTTGAAATGTCTTGTAGTTTGTTACAAACTTAAATATACACTACAATGTGATCCAACAACTCTCTCCCTGGGCATTTATTCAACAGAACTAAAAATATGTGGTATACATCTTCAGAGCTACATTATTTATAATTATCAAAACTtaggctggacaaatggctcagcagctaaaggcatttgtttgtaaagcTTGATAGTTtggtttcaatttcctagtatgcacataaagccagatgcacaaagtgatgtgttcatctgtagtttgtttgcagtggcaagagaccttggcaggcccacactcacactgtctctttctctctttctcaaacaaataaataaaaatactagaaaaaCAACAGGAAACACCTAAATACCCATCAATATATGAATAACAGATTACACTATATCCATACAGTGAGATATTACttgataataaaaaggaaaaagttgcTCACAAAACATGGGTGACTCTCAGAAGGAGCACaatgaaagctggagagatggcttggtggtcaaggcccaggtttgattctccaggtcccaagtaagccagatgcacatgatggtgcatgcatctggaattcatctgcagtggctagaggccctggcacacccattctctctctctctctccaataaatataaataaaaataaaatatgttttttttaaaaaaagaaggagcaCAAACTGCTAGTCACAGAGGAGTAATGAATACTATATCTCTAGGAAAGAACAGTCCTACCTATAGTAAGAAAAGTGAGGTTCATCAATGTTTAGGCTAAAATTAAGGGAAacttattttatgtgttttaaaatCATATCTTGGttcatttggtttggtttgtttttctgggGCCCTTAtacctgctaggcaagcactccaccactgagataTACCCACAGCCTGGGAAAAAATTATTTGGAGTGGTAAAAATGTCCTACATCTTGACTAGGAAGGTAGCTACCTTGGTATATGTACACGTCTGTCAATACATCAAACTTAGCCAggcttagtggcacatgcctttaatcctagcacttgggagacagaagtaggaggatcgctgtgagttcaaggccaccctgagattacatagtaaattccaggtcagcctgggctagagtgaaatcttaccttgaaaaacaaaacaaaacaaaaaattaaactggGCACAACCTATGTAACAAATTTTAtcttgataaaatatattttaggctggagagatggcttagtggttaaagggcttgcccgcaaagccaaaggacccaggttcaactctccaggacccaagtaagccagctgcacaagagggcacatgcatctagagttcatttgcagtggccggaggccctgcatacccagtctctctctctctctctctttctgtctctctctctgcctctttctcccaaataaataaaatatatttaaaaaatatatatgtattttaaaaataagttctgaGTCTGAAGCTCTGTGGTAAACTATTTCCTTTGCATGTAGAAGGCCCCTGAGTTGGATCCCTTgcaccaaaagtaaataaaataacgaTAAAATAGAATGAGTTTTTCATTAACCACTGCCTTGATTTTGTCAAAATTACCCTACTATGAAAAGTGCAAAATAAATGACACCTAAATCTTTGTATTccaactaaacaacaaaaaagctagaCATAATGAGACTATATTCAAAAGTAACAGAGTACATGTTTGATAAAGTAGGTAAAGGTTTATTTATGTTactgaaaatatatttgaaagcaaGATTGAGACCATGAGAATGCCTAAAATATAGGCACAATATATGAGTTCCCAAAGGCACGTCTTATCAGTCCAAAAGGTGGCTACTCACAGCTGTACCTGTTCCCCAAATTGAAACTTAATTGGGTTCCCCATGTTGTGTTCTTTTATTGGTAAACCTAGACACtgtctttgaagttttttgttttgtactgttttcaaggtagagtcttagtctagcccaggctgaactgaaactcactctgtagctacaTCCTAGCCTCTAaatcatgacgatcctcctacctcagcctccttactgttgggattaaaggtatgtgccaccacatctggccttctTTGAACTTTTTGCTATTCTTTGTCCTTATATGTTCCATTatgagtgtaaaaaaaaaaaatagttaagtaATTCCCCCTCTTTAATGCAAAAGTCTACCTGCCCATGCCATCTTAACCTAATGATTTGACACTATTTTCACTTTTCTCATTAAGGACATGGCCACAACTATGGCCATTATTATAATGCCTGTCATATATATGATTTCATGAGAAAATTTGCCTCTGCCTGAACTGCTTCATGGCACTTTTTACCTCCTCATTCCTGAAGGTGTAAATGAGAGGATTCAGCAAAGGGGTGATCACTGTGTAGAAGACAGAAACTACCTTGTCAATGGAGAAGCTAGTATCTGGCCGAGTGTAGATGAAGATACAGGGTCCAAAGAAAAGGGCAACTACCATGAAGTGGGTTGAGCAGGTAGACAGGGCTTTCCGACGTCCTTCTGCTGACTGTTTGCGAAGAGAAACCAGGATGACTGTGTATGAAGTAACCAAGGCCAGAAAACAGGTGAGGGAGATGGTTCCACTATTGGACACGATCAACATTCCTGTAAGGTATGTGTCTGTGCAAGCCAGTTTAATGACAGAAGGTACGTCACAGAAGTAGCTATCAATAATGTTGGGACCACAGTAAGGTAGACGAATGGTCAAAAAAGTCTGCACGAGTGAGTGAATCGTACCCCCCAACCAGAGTGCAAAGACAAGCTGCACACAGACTCTCATGTTCATAACAGCAGGGTAATGCAGTGGGGTGCAGATAGCTACATAACGGTCATATGCCATGATAGTCAGCAGAAAGATCTCCGCACAAGCAAAAAGGTGTAGGAAGAAGAGCTGTGTGATACAATTGTCATAGGAAATGGTCTTTCTCTCTAAAAGCAAACCCTCCAGCATCTTGGGCACTGTGACAGATGAGTGGCAAATGTCAATAAAGGATAGATTGctgaggaagaaatacatggGAGTGTGAAGACGTGGAGTAAGGACTATGATAAGAACAATGAGAACATTCCCCCAAAGGGTTAGCATGTAAGTGGCTGTGAATGCTGTGAAAAACACTGTCTGCAACACCCAGTTATCAGTGAGtcccaagaaaataaattcagtCACTCTTGTTTGATTTAGAGCTCCCATCCAATGAATATTCCAAAGAACCTTGAGGAAAAAATGAAAGTTAATATTATGTGAATAGAACTAATTGGAATAATTATGTATTTCTATCTGAAATGCTTATGTCTTACCAAAGACATACAGAATTTGAGATCAATTTAATAACAATGGTTGCATTTGTATAGATCAGGAGTCAGTCCAAGCACTTCACATACAATGATTGCTCTTGTCTTGCTGATGAGACCTGTGAAACttgacatgaataaataaaatatccaaaaattTTATCCATGACTGAACTGGCTCTTTTCATTTTGGACTAATCCACTGATAGTATTAAATTAGTATTTCAAAAATGTACAATTCCAAACTAAAATCACTCACTATTTGACTCCTGCTATCAAAATAAGAATACTTTCAAAACCACATTTTTTTCAGTGTTGCATCCTTCTACTTCATTAGTGTTTTTTCTGAACAAGTAATTCACTATGCTTCAGGCATGCTGCctccatttattcatttttccaaAACCTTTGTCTTCATCATTTTTCTTCTGTTCAGACAGAAAACATGTGCTCTCTTCACCTCATCACTGACTGTTAAAATACTAGTCTctcttcacttgattttttacTATGGCAAAGTGTTTCAGGAAATATTCCTGATTGAATCAAAGGTTGTTTCTtactcatatttttaatttttcttaattataaaagaaagtaccacaaaatatttattttggatcCTCATTACATTAAAGTTTACTCAAAAAGTTATAACCACACATGAATAATTTCTCTGTAGCACTTAGGAGGTACCTTAAGtatacaaaaacatttttatttgaactGAATTCAATTTCTGAGGAAGACAAAAGATTCCAATCTTTCCTTCACATTGGAGCTAATAAGTTACTTATAAAACTTAATTCTTTCAATTCTGCAATATTATTTGTCCCCTTGGACATATTAGTATACAAATACTAAGTTATATTATCTCTAAATCTCCGTGTTGGCTCTCTGGCCATAAACAGTTTAGAAAATAATCATCATAAATCACCAAAAAATTGCAGCCTTGATCCAGTTATTTCCATTGGGGCAATATCAATCATTCAAACCATCAAACCAGAGAAAAGCTAAACAATATAACAGTCATGAGActactttttttggtggggggtggtcTGATTAAGTGTAGTGAGAGTTGACTAGAATTGTATGCAGCCATTAGGTATGACAGTCACAAAAGGTTACCAGCATAAAAACTACTGATACATACCACAGATTGATGATATAAAGTTTGTTGCTCCATAAATTATCTAGAGGCAAATCACAGACTAGAAGAGAAGATGAATTAGCCAGTTGAAAAGTAAGCAAAGAGTCTAAATACAAGGTCAGAGAGGTGTCCACCTTCAGTAGTAGGTGAAAAACGAGATCAAATGCATTTTGTCTTTAATCAGATTGACAAAAGTGTAAAAAATGGAGCACACTTTATACAGTTACTAGAAGTAGGTATTCTTAAGACATTTTTGGAAAACAATCTGGtagtacaaataaaaatttaaatgtcataCCTCTAGACTAAGGAATACCATTTCTAGGTCTGTATTTCATAGATAAAGGACCTAGTAACTAAGGATATATGTTCATTGAAACacagggttgtttgtttgtttgttttggttttttgaggtagggtctcattctagctcaggctgacctggaattcactacgtagtctcagggttgccttgaactcacagtgatccccctacctctgcctcctgattgagagaattaaaggcatgcaccaccatacctggcattatTGAAACATCTTCAGTAAAACAGGGTACTAACTGGAACCAAACAATATTTAtcaacagaggagc
Above is a window of Jaculus jaculus isolate mJacJac1 chromosome 8, mJacJac1.mat.Y.cur, whole genome shotgun sequence DNA encoding:
- the LOC101611277 gene encoding olfactory receptor 1509 translates to MGALNQTRVTEFIFLGLTDNWVLQTVFFTAFTATYMLTLWGNVLIVLIIVLTPRLHTPMYFFLSNLSFIDICHSSVTVPKMLEGLLLERKTISYDNCITQLFFLHLFACAEIFLLTIMAYDRYVAICTPLHYPAVMNMRVCVQLVFALWLGGTIHSLVQTFLTIRLPYCGPNIIDSYFCDVPSVIKLACTDTYLTGMLIVSNSGTISLTCFLALVTSYTVILVSLRKQSAEGRRKALSTCSTHFMVVALFFGPCIFIYTRPDTSFSIDKVVSVFYTVITPLLNPLIYTFRNEEVKSAMKQFRQRQIFS